DNA from Alnus glutinosa chromosome 2, dhAlnGlut1.1, whole genome shotgun sequence:
CCAACACCAATCCTTCACTAAATAACAAGCTTTTATCAGCAACTGAAAACTCCAAAATATGCTGAAGTTTTTATATGTAAAGAAAACTCACAAAGCCATGATTGACGTAATAAGTACTTCACAGAATCATAAAGCCAAGAAATTGGAAGCATCTCCTTCCTATccaattaacaaattaaatacAAACTTGAATAATACATCaactgtaattttgttttgcttaTGGACAAGGgggataaaaatgaaaacaaattccCTGACCAACCTCAAGACCTAAGCTTGAAAGCATATAAACAAAACTTTCAAACCTGCTTTGCATAATTTATattgaaaggaaaaggaaaagcaagagcaaaaaaacttcacaaaaagaAGATCAAAACCAAAATCCACAATACTAAACTAATATCGCTTCCCAAGAATTACGCCAATGATCACAGAGACCAGAGCTACTCCGAGGATGAACTTAACGCTCATGAGAGGAGAACCCTTGGCAGATTGGGCATGCGTCTCCAAAGAAGATGAGGTTTGAACAGAAGTTGCTTCTGACTTTCTTTTGCTCTTCCTTTTTGATGGAGTGGAAATGGTTGATCCAATGTCCCTGGATTTCACCTCTAATCCTTCCTTGTGTTCACCTGGACTGCCCCCATCTCTCTGCAACATAACAAAATATGTCCAACTTTGAGTGATTTTTGTTTGCACGAGAATTAATTCATCTTGATACAACCCATAAGAATTTAGTCTTGAAGAATTGCTAATAGAACGCAGTATAAGATATACACGGTTGCTATGATACATACTGCATTTCAATGCAGTATGAGTGACATGTTTTGGTCTCTACAGTCACGCATCCGCTATCCTACTTACAAAAGTATTATTGTGTGTCAGAAGGTGGGTGAAATAAAAATGACCTTTTGTGAAAGAGTTGCATCAGCTAGCTGCAATTTCTCCTCAAGCTCTTTCACTTCCTTCTCTAGAAGCATGATTTTTTGGTTCTTTGCTTCAAGCTCTTCAAGAGAATGCTTCTGTGCTGCTTTGCTTTCCAACTCCTTTTGAGAGTCCTTTTCTTTCTGGTTGGttggaaatttgaaaaaagaacaGTTCAAGAACAAGTGTTTTTAAAATCCTTAGATTGAATTTCCATATAGAATAAGTGAATTAAAGATCTACAAATTGAGAATCAGGATTCAGgccacaaaaataataatggatCTGCAAACACAAAAACTGCAATTTTGTTCCTAGAAATGGCTAATTAttgaattatgaattatgtcaaagatagaaatgaagccttgatttgaaattatttgGCAGTGTGgtaatttgtttaaataatGAATAGTGTGTAACCTGTTCAGCAGTGGTGTTCTGAGCAAGTTGTAACTCTTTCTGAAGTTCTAGCACCTTTTCATGTAAGAGATCTCTATCATGGACTTTATGAGCATGATCGTCCAATTTTGAAAGCAATTCTGTCTCTTTTTCAGCTGCAGCCACCTGAATGCTTTGAACCTACAGTCATCATATCAGTCAGAAATGATACGGCAAATCTCAATTAAATTTTCAACTGAAAAAGTGAAACACTTGAATTGAGTTTGCAGAGCTTATTCTCGAAATCCTGGTTCTAGCAACAATTGAGAATCTACTGGAATACCTCTTGTTTCAGTCGATCTTCGCTTTTCACCAATTGTTCCTCAAGTTCCGTGAGACGAGTTTGCAACACAGTTTTCTCAGTAAGCTCAGCCTTGAGCTTTTCAATCTCGGATCTTAGAGCATCTTGTTTTGCATTCTGTTCCTTCAACTGTTCTTCAAGCTGCAATATCACAGTCTGAAGTTCCTTCTTGCCATTTTGATATGTTTCAGTAAGAAGGTTGTTCTCTTCCATAACAGAAGATAtctgtatttttaaaacatatttagaACATCATGGGGCAAAGAAATGTCCATATCATTGTtagccaaaatatctaaaaaaaaatttctccaaacCTGAGATTGTAGTTTCTGCCCTTCAGAAGCAAGCTGGTGTGCTAAATCTTCTATGGCATTCTTTGAAGAGTTAAGCTCTTCAACTGTTTTGTCCTTCTCAGCAAGGGCTGCAGACAGTTTTGCCTGTAAATTGCTCAGTTCGGACTCGTACGTGGCCACTTCCTGAGTAAGCTTCATATTTGCCTCAGCCAGCCCCCCGCTCTCTTTTTCAAAGTCACTTGACTTGGTTTGTAGTTCCTCAACAATGCTTTCCAGATGCTTTAATTTTGAGAGATTCTGTTCCAGCTCAATTTCTCGAGCTTCAGCCGTTGTACGTGCTTGTTGAGCCTGTTCGTCATACAACTTTATCTGGCTTTCTAGAGTACTTAGCTTCTCAATCAGGTCTTTGGCTTCTGAATCTCTGCGAGTGAATCTGTGAATGGATTCTTGTAACTGTCTTTCTGCTTGCGCAATGCGATCCTCAGCTGCAGACTGTAGTTCAGAGTCTCTTGAGTGCTGGTCAGTTAACTCTGCAACAGTGTTTATGTGAGAAACAAGTTGTTGAGAAGTGGCTTCCTTCTCTGAAAGAGCAGAGTTTAGCAATTCCTGAAGTTCATCAATCTTGCTTTTAAGCTGAATATTGGTCTCAACTACCAGCTCATTCTCTGAGAAAGATTGAGAAGCTTTATTTTCAGCTGTCAAAATCTGTCCTCTGAGTTCTTCATTTATGCTTTCTAAAGAAGCCAATTTCAATAAAGTCTGATCCAATTCTTCCTTCAAAGATGCAGATTTTCCTACTGCTGCAGCTACCTGCTCTTCATAAATCTTTACTTGGTCTTCATGAATCTTCAATTTCTCAAACAAAGATTTCGCCTCAGAATCCCTGTTGGTGAAGTTTGATATAGCTTCCTGGAGTTTACTCTCAGAATCCCTTGCTAGGGATTCATGTAAAAGTTCAAGCTCTGAGTTTCTTGCAGTAGTTTGCTCTATCACTTTTCCATGTTGCTCTAGTTGCTCCTCTGCAGATTTAAGCTTCTCCATAACTTCACTCTCTCTCATTCCAGCAGCCTTAAGATCATTTTCAATGCTTGCCAACTTCTCTTGCATCAGATTCAATTCATTTCTTGAAACCTCTAATAGATATTCTGCTTCAGCAAGCTTCTTGCCAGAACTGATCGATTCTTCTTCTAGCCTTCCTTTCTCATCTGTTGCTATATTCAAGGACTCAGTCAActctctttccttttcattgGCCTCCTGCAATACAACTTCAAGGCTTGATGCTCTAGCTTGGAATGCCTCAAGTTCTGATGCAAGTTCTGATACCTTGTCAGAGTACTTCTTGGAATCTGTTTCTGCATCCCCACATTTCTTTTCTAATGTGCTTATCTGGTCTTCAAGTTCAAGAATTCTATACTTCTCTGTTTCGAGGAACAATTCTAACTCACTCACCTTTTTACCAGCATCCTCCATTTTGGAATGAGATACCTGGATCAAATCTTCTAGTTCAAGGCTGCGCTGATGTTTCATATTGGCTTGATCCTCATGTTCAGCACATTTTCCCACAGTGATCTTCAACTCCTTCTCAAGCTCTGAATTCAAGATTGAGGACTGGTTTAGAGCTGATTCCAGCTGGTTTATCTTTTCCTGGTATTCCTGCATTTGGCCATTCAGCTGAACTTTTTCTTCCTCGACCACTCTCGATGTAGCATTTAATTCGGATATCTTCTCAGAAAGTTCTTTCAATTCTCTTTCAGCATCACTGCTTTTTAGTTCTGCAAATTTTAACTGTTGCTCAAGCTCCACATTCTTTTGTTCTACTGCTATAAATCTTGTCTCAAACTCTCTCAGTTGTGATTTTGCCTCATCTGCTGCTGCATTTGAAGCCTGGATTATATCCTCGAGCTCAAGATTCTTTTGAGTTGCAGTTGCTGCGGCAGCTCCAGATTCATTATGAAGATCTTCCAGAGACCTCAACTTCTGTTCAAGTTC
Protein-coding regions in this window:
- the LOC133861658 gene encoding uncharacterized protein LOC133861658, with translation MEDDTLLSSEVPVKKAAEDAASNAEVTNGSLPQLGKEGKKEEEETDGEFIKVEKESIDEKDASHTVVIASAEDNKSSAIERSSSNQSRELLEAQEKMRELEFELERLAGTLKHSESENSQLKDDISLTKEKLAESGKKYEELELNHKKLQEHIMEAEEKYSVQLNTLQDALQAQETKTKELTEVTEAFDGLSLELESSGKRIKELEDELQCSAGELEKLEDLHKQSGSHAELETKKALEFERLLEVAKLSAKEVEHQMASLQEELKGLYDKIAENQKVEEALKTTATELSAIQEELVLSKSQVLDTEQRLSSKEALINELSQELDSRKAAESKVKEDISSLENLLASTKEDLQVKASELEEIKWKLQEEVNARGLVETALKTQEAQVLVEHEELANVIKEKEALEAAVADITRNAKQMAELHINLEEKLRLSDENFCKTDSLLSEVLSKNAELEQKLRSLEDLHNESGAAAATATQKNLELEDIIQASNAAADEAKSQLREFETRFIAVEQKNVELEQQLKFAELKSSDAERELKELSEKISELNATSRVVEEEKVQLNGQMQEYQEKINQLESALNQSSILNSELEKELKITVGKCAEHEDQANMKHQRSLELEDLIQVSHSKMEDAGKKVSELELFLETEKYRILELEDQISTLEKKCGDAETDSKKYSDKVSELASELEAFQARASSLEVVLQEANEKERELTESLNIATDEKGRLEEESISSGKKLAEAEYLLEVSRNELNLMQEKLASIENDLKAAGMRESEVMEKLKSAEEQLEQHGKVIEQTTARNSELELLHESLARDSESKLQEAISNFTNRDSEAKSLFEKLKIHEDQVKIYEEQVAAAVGKSASLKEELDQTLLKLASLESINEELRGQILTAENKASQSFSENELVVETNIQLKSKIDELQELLNSALSEKEATSQQLVSHINTVAELTDQHSRDSELQSAAEDRIAQAERQLQESIHRFTRRDSEAKDLIEKLSTLESQIKLYDEQAQQARTTAEAREIELEQNLSKLKHLESIVEELQTKSSDFEKESGGLAEANMKLTQEVATYESELSNLQAKLSAALAEKDKTVEELNSSKNAIEDLAHQLASEGQKLQSQISSVMEENNLLTETYQNGKKELQTVILQLEEQLKEQNAKQDALRSEIEKLKAELTEKTVLQTRLTELEEQLVKSEDRLKQEVQSIQVAAAEKETELLSKLDDHAHKVHDRDLLHEKVLELQKELQLAQNTTAEQKEKDSQKELESKAAQKHSLEELEAKNQKIMLLEKEVKELEEKLQLADATLSQKRDGGSPGEHKEGLEVKSRDIGSTISTPSKRKSKRKSEATSVQTSSSLETHAQSAKGSPLMSVKFILGVALVSVIIGVILGKRY